One window of Mediterraneibacter gnavus ATCC 29149 genomic DNA carries:
- a CDS encoding TetR/AcrR family transcriptional regulator encodes MSEEEQTTLHLIRSAAMQEFLKKGFKSASLRNIVKIAGVTTGAFYGYYDSKEDLFESLVSEHYNFLLNCFCKAQKEFAEIPPEEQPDNLTSTSGECMYEMLMYAYDHLNEFKLILCCSEGTRFSKLIDEMVEIETKGTHDYLAVLEKLGRPAPPIDERLEHILITGMFNTFFELIIHEMPLEEAKHYLREMRAFYTAGWMKIMGQ; translated from the coding sequence ATGAGTGAAGAAGAACAAACAACATTGCACCTAATTCGTTCAGCTGCGATGCAGGAATTTCTAAAAAAAGGATTCAAGTCTGCGTCCTTGAGGAACATTGTCAAAATAGCCGGTGTGACAACAGGTGCATTCTATGGCTACTATGACAGCAAGGAAGATTTATTTGAATCACTGGTAAGCGAACATTACAACTTTTTATTGAACTGCTTTTGCAAGGCACAGAAAGAATTTGCAGAAATCCCGCCAGAGGAACAGCCTGATAACCTTACCTCTACTTCCGGCGAATGTATGTATGAAATGCTCATGTACGCCTATGATCATTTGAATGAATTTAAACTCATACTTTGCTGCTCGGAAGGAACACGTTTTTCAAAATTGATTGATGAAATGGTAGAAATAGAGACAAAAGGTACGCATGATTATTTAGCAGTTCTTGAAAAGTTAGGCAGACCTGCGCCACCTATAGATGAACGATTAGAGCATATTTTGATCACAGGAATGTTTAACACCTTTTTTGAATTGATTATACATGAAATGCCACTTGAAGAAGCGAAACATTATCTGAGAGAAATGAGAGCTTTTTATACCGCCGGGTGGATGAAAATTATGGGGCAGTGA
- a CDS encoding ABC transporter ATP-binding protein: protein MKKQSNLSSLMGYAGGYRILTYLSWILSVMSALLALVPFWYIWRIIHDILEVSPDFSRAEKVTSYGWSAVLFAVISIVVYIAALMCSHISAFRVAANIRKELMRHITALPIGVTEKYGSGKLRRIVNSSSAATENYLAHRLPDKAGAIATPVGLLFLLLAFDWRLGILSLVPVVLGFLIMMKMTGKDMEERMEQYQNALSDMSNEAVEYVRGVPVVKTFGQTIFSFKRFKAAIDNYETWVIAYTKALRLPMMFYTTAINGVFAFLIAGGILFTRDGVTNELLLNLIFYIVITPVIGTTLTKIMFMSEDAMIVGDAMNRIEEVLNEKPLSESKVNNVPSDHSITLEHVIYSYDGEKNALNDVSMSIKPGRTIALVGSSGGGKTTLANIVTRFFDPQKGRILIGNIDIRDIPKETLMNKVSFVFQNNRLIKASVLENVRMAKPSATREEIAHALETAQCLDIIEKLPNGMDTMIGTKGVYLSGGEQQRIAIARAILKNAPILILDEATAFADPDNEVRVQQALSALSKGKTVIMIAHRLSSIKDADCIYVLQNGEIVESGTHSRLIEKNGIFARMWKNYSEAAEWKIARR, encoded by the coding sequence ATGAAAAAACAGTCAAATCTGTCAAGCCTGATGGGATATGCCGGAGGATATAGGATATTGACCTATCTTTCCTGGATACTGTCTGTAATGAGTGCATTGTTGGCTCTTGTACCTTTTTGGTATATATGGCGTATCATTCACGACATACTGGAAGTTTCTCCAGACTTCTCACGGGCTGAAAAGGTCACAAGTTACGGCTGGTCTGCCGTATTATTTGCGGTTATTTCTATTGTTGTTTATATAGCCGCTTTGATGTGTTCGCATATAAGCGCGTTTCGGGTTGCCGCCAATATCCGAAAAGAGCTTATGCGACATATTACAGCATTGCCGATTGGAGTAACGGAAAAATATGGAAGCGGAAAGCTCAGGCGAATTGTAAACAGTTCCAGTGCCGCTACAGAAAACTATCTTGCACACAGGCTGCCTGACAAAGCGGGAGCAATTGCCACGCCCGTAGGACTGCTCTTTTTATTACTTGCGTTTGATTGGCGGTTAGGGATTTTAAGCCTTGTTCCTGTTGTTCTTGGTTTTTTGATTATGATGAAAATGACAGGGAAAGACATGGAAGAGAGAATGGAGCAATATCAAAATGCGCTTTCCGATATGTCAAATGAAGCGGTTGAGTATGTAAGGGGCGTACCCGTAGTAAAGACTTTCGGACAGACAATCTTTTCTTTCAAACGATTCAAAGCAGCGATTGACAATTACGAAACATGGGTAATTGCATACACGAAAGCATTAAGGTTACCGATGATGTTTTATACAACAGCAATCAACGGTGTATTCGCGTTTCTGATTGCGGGAGGTATTCTCTTTACAAGGGACGGCGTAACAAATGAATTGCTGCTAAATCTTATCTTTTATATTGTGATTACGCCTGTTATCGGTACAACACTCACAAAAATTATGTTTATGAGTGAGGACGCAATGATTGTAGGAGACGCAATGAACAGGATTGAGGAAGTGCTGAATGAAAAGCCGTTGTCTGAAAGTAAAGTAAATAACGTACCATCTGATCATTCAATTACATTAGAACACGTTATCTATAGCTATGACGGTGAGAAAAACGCACTCAATGATGTTTCTATGTCAATCAAACCGGGACGGACAATCGCATTAGTAGGCTCGTCCGGAGGCGGCAAGACGACCCTTGCAAATATTGTTACAAGATTTTTTGATCCACAGAAAGGGCGTATATTGATCGGGAATATCGATATACGCGACATTCCAAAAGAAACATTGATGAATAAGGTATCTTTTGTATTTCAAAATAACCGGCTTATCAAAGCGTCTGTATTGGAGAATGTGCGTATGGCAAAGCCGAGCGCCACACGCGAAGAAATCGCCCATGCTCTGGAAACTGCACAGTGCCTGGATATTATCGAAAAATTACCAAATGGAATGGATACGATGATAGGCACAAAAGGCGTGTACCTGTCCGGCGGCGAACAGCAGAGAATAGCCATAGCCCGTGCGATTTTGAAAAATGCGCCGATACTGATTCTTGATGAAGCGACAGCATTTGCCGACCCCGACAATGAAGTGCGTGTACAACAGGCTTTATCTGCTCTGTCAAAGGGAAAAACGGTTATTATGATTGCACACAGGCTGTCGTCAATCAAAGATGCAGATTGTATTTATGTGCTGCAAAACGGTGAGATTGTTGAAAGTGGTACACACAGCAGACTAATCGAGAAAAACGGAATATTTGCGCGTATGTGGAAAAATTATTCCGAAGCAGCAGAATGGAAAATTGCTAGGAGGTAA
- a CDS encoding ABC transporter ATP-binding protein, protein MIKILQRRFALSEQGAVDLIKGCIACVAQDISFMIPVGLLYFLVIDMMNGGVSKKHVAFYAVGALVCLCLIFIATWFQYNATYLATYVESGVRRISLAEQIRKIPLSFFGKKDLADLTNSIMGDCATLETAFSHYVSALAGSLISTTLISISLFVYDWRMAFAAVWVLPIAFIITFFSARIQEYFNRKSVAANVALESGVQECIESLQDLKANNAEESYLSELGKKIDDVEKRHIITELGTALFVVSSTLILKFGIATVALVGSVLLIRGEIDVPLFFLFLLVASRLYAPLEGALQNLAAVISTRTNINRMNEILDQPVQTGTDRVTNKGYDIVFDHVEFAYNAGENVLEDVFFTAKQGEVTALVGPSGGGKTTVSRLAARFWDINKGKITVGGMDISKIEPETLLSLYSIVFQDVTLFNNTIMENIRIGRKDATDEEVIAAARLANCEEFAAKLPDGYNSMIGENGCELSGGERQRISIARAFLKNSPIILLDEATASLDVENETLIQAALSRLIKDKTVLVIAHRMRTVSGADKVIVLSDGTVAEQGKPEDLMNTGRIYPHMVKLQMISQDWGI, encoded by the coding sequence ATGATTAAGATATTGCAAAGACGGTTTGCGTTATCAGAGCAAGGGGCTGTCGATTTGATAAAAGGCTGTATTGCTTGCGTTGCACAGGATATATCTTTTATGATTCCTGTCGGGCTTCTGTATTTTCTGGTTATTGATATGATGAACGGAGGAGTAAGCAAAAAACATGTCGCTTTCTATGCCGTTGGTGCGTTGGTTTGCTTATGCCTTATATTTATCGCGACCTGGTTTCAATATAATGCCACTTATTTAGCTACTTATGTGGAAAGTGGGGTAAGGCGTATATCTTTAGCAGAACAGATCCGCAAAATTCCGTTATCCTTTTTTGGTAAAAAAGACCTTGCTGATTTAACAAATTCCATTATGGGAGATTGTGCCACGCTAGAAACAGCGTTCTCTCATTATGTCTCCGCTTTGGCAGGGTCTCTGATTTCAACAACACTGATTTCAATCAGTCTTTTTGTTTATGATTGGCGCATGGCTTTTGCGGCTGTTTGGGTTTTGCCGATTGCATTTATAATTACATTTTTTTCAGCCCGAATACAGGAATATTTCAACCGCAAATCCGTAGCAGCAAATGTTGCTCTTGAAAGCGGTGTGCAGGAGTGTATCGAAAGTTTGCAGGACTTAAAGGCAAATAATGCAGAAGAAAGCTATCTGAGCGAGCTTGGCAAAAAAATTGACGATGTGGAAAAACGGCACATTATCACTGAGCTTGGGACTGCCCTGTTTGTTGTTTCCTCAACACTGATATTAAAGTTTGGGATTGCTACGGTTGCGCTTGTGGGTTCTGTGCTGCTCATTCGAGGGGAAATTGATGTTCCGCTGTTCTTTCTGTTTTTACTTGTGGCTTCCAGGTTGTATGCTCCGCTTGAGGGTGCATTACAAAATCTTGCAGCGGTAATCTCTACCAGAACGAACATAAACCGCATGAATGAAATACTTGACCAGCCTGTCCAGACGGGCACAGACAGGGTAACAAACAAAGGCTATGATATTGTGTTCGACCATGTAGAATTTGCCTACAACGCAGGGGAAAACGTATTGGAAGACGTGTTCTTTACAGCAAAACAGGGAGAAGTTACTGCCTTAGTCGGACCGTCCGGCGGAGGCAAAACTACGGTGTCACGCCTTGCTGCGCGGTTTTGGGATATTAACAAAGGCAAAATTACTGTCGGAGGTATGGACATATCAAAAATAGAGCCGGAAACATTACTGTCGTTGTACTCTATCGTATTTCAGGATGTGACGCTGTTTAACAATACAATCATGGAGAATATCAGGATAGGAAGAAAAGATGCAACTGATGAAGAAGTCATTGCGGCAGCAAGACTGGCAAATTGTGAGGAATTTGCGGCAAAGCTCCCGGACGGTTATAACAGTATGATTGGAGAAAATGGTTGCGAACTGTCCGGCGGTGAACGTCAGCGTATTTCAATCGCCCGCGCTTTCCTCAAAAATTCCCCAATCATTTTACTGGATGAGGCAACGGCAAGCCTTGATGTGGAGAATGAAACGTTGATACAGGCTGCTTTGTCAAGGCTGATAAAGGATAAGACGGTACTTGTTATCGCTCACCGTATGCGTACCGTAAGTGGTGCGGATAAAGTGATTGTACTTTCAGACGGTACGGTTGCAGAACAGGGGAAGCCGGAGGATCTGATGAATACAGGCAGAATTTATCCTCATATGGTGAAGCTGCAAATGATTAGTCAGGATTGGGGCATTTAG
- a CDS encoding GNAT family N-acetyltransferase — translation MWEENGNVVAMLSFGNTADHDKAGAFEIWRIYITSDFQGKGIGHNLIAFAEQAAKEEGYTEVVIWAFKNNLNAISFYRKHGYILEKEEYLGKPYLTMGVRLNKKI, via the coding sequence GTGTGGGAAGAAAACGGAAACGTAGTAGCTATGCTATCGTTTGGAAATACCGCAGATCATGATAAAGCTGGAGCTTTTGAAATATGGAGAATTTATATTACATCAGATTTTCAAGGGAAAGGAATTGGACACAACTTAATTGCGTTTGCAGAACAAGCAGCGAAAGAAGAAGGATATACAGAAGTTGTAATATGGGCATTTAAGAATAATCTTAATGCTATCTCTTTTTACCGAAAGCATGGTTATATTTTGGAAAAAGAGGAATATTTAGGGAAACCGTATTTAACTATGGGTGTTCGTTTAAATAAAAAAATTTGA
- a CDS encoding MATE family efflux transporter — protein sequence MKNRKEFQELNRMAYPILLHYLLTSLFEILDQAIVGHYSVRGFAVVGIAASVVYGVTGALGMLSSAFHIIAAEKIGKQDERGFENAFAGSKILVILIGLTVVLVSILFGKPFFYAVYRQQGKELQELLGYFYPASFTVLQNMLIFQYSVYFKNRQNTKITLWVTVVSTTVNLFFDFVLVYGAAGFPRLGTAGAAWGSILGLGCGLLVYQITYWKERQRRKTIRAEEIRGLIYRIWKIYPSLLGQELLESTIFVFMVLAAVARLGAEDVAVYKLLDLVCGMLELPVYAYAAATQTYALQNHAAGKKAAVRSYEKAGIQLSGMIVLSVGMLCGIFQKEVFHWILSDEMIIARAGDYLWMIVLLVLVKIPYRIRLLYLQGIGKEGQVFWITAAASVIFGVGAFAAAELLQLSGIYLMIILEYGLLGGIYRWQSKKV from the coding sequence ATGAAAAATAGAAAAGAATTTCAGGAACTCAATCGGATGGCATATCCGATTTTGCTGCATTATTTATTGACCAGTCTGTTTGAGATTCTGGATCAGGCGATTGTAGGACATTATTCTGTGCGGGGGTTTGCAGTAGTTGGAATTGCAGCTTCTGTTGTGTATGGAGTGACAGGAGCCCTGGGGATGCTTTCTTCGGCGTTTCACATTATTGCGGCAGAGAAGATAGGAAAGCAGGATGAGCGAGGATTTGAGAATGCATTTGCAGGAAGTAAAATTCTTGTTATTTTGATCGGTCTGACAGTTGTACTTGTAAGTATCCTGTTTGGAAAGCCATTTTTTTATGCGGTATATAGACAACAGGGAAAAGAATTACAGGAGCTTCTTGGGTACTTTTATCCGGCATCATTTACCGTACTGCAGAATATGTTGATTTTTCAATATAGTGTATACTTTAAAAACAGGCAGAATACAAAGATTACCCTTTGGGTGACTGTTGTTTCTACAACAGTAAATCTGTTTTTCGATTTTGTGCTTGTATACGGAGCAGCTGGCTTTCCTCGTCTTGGAACAGCAGGAGCCGCCTGGGGAAGTATTCTTGGTCTTGGTTGCGGACTATTGGTTTATCAGATTACTTACTGGAAAGAACGGCAAAGGAGAAAAACGATCAGGGCAGAAGAGATCCGGGGATTGATATACAGGATATGGAAAATCTATCCGTCTTTACTGGGACAGGAATTGCTGGAAAGTACAATCTTTGTATTTATGGTTCTGGCAGCGGTGGCAAGATTAGGAGCAGAAGATGTGGCTGTTTATAAGCTGCTGGATCTCGTCTGTGGGATGCTGGAGCTTCCTGTGTATGCGTATGCGGCAGCAACGCAGACATATGCCTTGCAAAATCATGCGGCAGGAAAGAAAGCGGCAGTCAGAAGTTATGAAAAAGCGGGGATACAATTATCAGGCATGATTGTTCTGTCAGTGGGGATGCTGTGCGGAATCTTTCAAAAAGAAGTGTTTCACTGGATTTTATCAGACGAGATGATCATTGCCAGGGCGGGAGATTATCTTTGGATGATCGTGCTTTTGGTGCTGGTCAAAATTCCATATCGGATCAGGCTGCTGTATCTTCAGGGAATCGGAAAAGAAGGGCAGGTCTTTTGGATTACGGCTGCGGCATCTGTGATCTTTGGTGTTGGTGCGTTTGCAGCGGCAGAGCTGCTGCAGCTTTCCGGAATTTATCTGATGATAATTTTGGAATATGGACTTCTGGGAGGCATTTATCGCTGGCAGAGTAAAAAAGTATGA
- a CDS encoding GNAT family N-acetyltransferase: MRIENEKRKEETKLILRVYKPADCKALTELFYETVHSVNTKDYTKEQVDAWADGNVDLEKWNQSFLEHYTVIAEEENGIIGFGDISDTGYLDRLYVHKAYQHQGIASAICDELEHYADQNVVETHASITARPFFESRGYMVIQEQGVVRKGVLLKNYRMEKQPLQKEK; encoded by the coding sequence ATGAGAATTGAAAATGAAAAAAGAAAAGAGGAAACTAAATTGATCTTAAGAGTTTATAAACCGGCAGATTGCAAGGCGCTTACAGAGTTGTTTTATGAGACTGTTCATTCGGTCAATACAAAGGATTATACAAAAGAGCAGGTGGATGCATGGGCAGATGGCAATGTGGATCTGGAAAAATGGAATCAGTCCTTTTTAGAGCATTACACGGTGATCGCAGAAGAGGAAAATGGAATCATAGGATTTGGGGATATCAGTGACACCGGCTATCTGGACCGGCTGTATGTTCACAAAGCGTATCAGCATCAGGGAATCGCTTCTGCAATCTGTGACGAGCTGGAGCATTATGCAGATCAGAATGTGGTTGAAACGCATGCTTCAATCACGGCAAGACCGTTTTTTGAATCCAGAGGATATATGGTCATTCAGGAACAAGGGGTTGTCAGAAAAGGTGTACTCCTGAAAAACTACAGGATGGAAAAGCAGCCGCTGCAGAAGGAGAAGTAG